The proteins below come from a single Pirellulales bacterium genomic window:
- a CDS encoding peptidylprolyl isomerase: MNRTAFILTVIFLTAARGLGQGLPGPPPPDLPSNEAKPQAQISAEDAAKGIVARVNGTPIYQGEIQRAATELSRNQKIGAAALPTVEATILRTLIERVLVQQFLKTQKISSTEAEINSYLDRFQAQLKQQNLTLDDFLARTNQTDATLRAGLVYELGWKKFVEKNATDENLQEMFKRYHEQFDGTQRRVSHILLRPDGVPNEAVLKALVEQANQLRDDITSDKITFEAAAEKYSAGPSRSHSGDLGFIPVKGVMAEPFSQAAFTLKPGDISQPVVTIFGVHLIKVTDIKPGKKTWQDVRDQLQPAFAEYLHAKIVKDGFDNAVIEYAAGVPHFKKNSNELEVSESAPNLP; this comes from the coding sequence ATGAACCGTACGGCTTTCATTCTCACAGTGATTTTTCTCACCGCCGCCCGCGGACTGGGCCAAGGGCTGCCAGGCCCGCCGCCTCCTGATTTGCCGTCGAACGAAGCGAAACCGCAGGCGCAAATTTCGGCCGAAGATGCAGCGAAGGGAATTGTGGCGCGTGTGAACGGCACGCCAATTTATCAAGGCGAAATCCAACGCGCGGCAACCGAATTGTCGCGCAACCAGAAAATTGGAGCCGCCGCGCTGCCGACGGTGGAGGCGACCATTTTACGGACGCTCATCGAGCGCGTGCTTGTCCAGCAATTTCTTAAAACGCAAAAAATATCCAGCACGGAGGCGGAGATCAATTCCTACCTCGATCGGTTTCAGGCTCAACTGAAGCAACAAAACCTCACCCTGGACGATTTTTTGGCGCGCACTAACCAAACCGACGCTACTTTGCGCGCCGGCTTGGTTTATGAATTGGGCTGGAAGAAGTTCGTGGAGAAAAACGCAACCGACGAAAACTTGCAAGAAATGTTCAAAAGATACCACGAGCAATTCGACGGCACCCAGCGCCGGGTCAGCCACATTCTGCTGCGGCCCGATGGCGTGCCCAACGAAGCGGTTCTTAAAGCCTTGGTGGAGCAGGCCAATCAATTGCGCGACGACATCACGTCCGACAAAATTACATTTGAAGCCGCCGCCGAAAAATACTCGGCCGGTCCCAGCCGTAGCCACAGCGGTGATTTGGGCTTCATTCCCGTGAAAGGCGTCATGGCGGAGCCTTTCTCGCAGGCCGCCTTCACTTTGAAGCCCGGCGACATCAGCCAGCCCGTCGTCACCATTTTCGGCGTGCATTTAATCAAGGTGACCGACATCAAGCCCGGAAAAAAAACCTGGCAGGATGTGCGTGATCAACTGCAGCCCGCTTTTGCCGAGTACCTGCACGCCAAAATTGTGAAAGACGGGTTCGATAATGCGGTCATCGAATATGCCGCGGGCGTGCCGCACTTCAAAAAGAACTCGAACGAATTGGAAGTCAGCGAAAGCGCACCCAATTTGCCGTGA
- a CDS encoding DUF1570 domain-containing protein — MIYRKIIRFVLVGAGFALGANRPALAASNPTPITMDALVHGEPVEGMPLAWSPAKVFLLERDGALAEFAPGDAQNFHKTSDSFLPYTQNLLRGMLEREFPQFEVSSTAHFLVVHPKGQTQWADRFEELYRSCVMYFTVRGFTLSTPQFPLVAIVFPTQDDFRHYAAKDTVPAGAGLLGYYSPYTNRVALFDIGNGRASNAQWQENYATAVHEASHQTAFNTGIHSRWSPPPRWVAEGLGTMFEARGVADSRTYPNQADRINRGRLHDFKALLGKRKPDSLTEMINSDREFESDTIRAYAQAWAFTFFLVEEMPREYARYLQKTASRPAFTQYTGAQRLKDFTDIFGENFALLDAHFLRFINELK; from the coding sequence ATGATTTATCGAAAAATAATTCGTTTCGTCCTGGTTGGAGCCGGTTTTGCGCTGGGAGCCAATCGCCCGGCACTGGCCGCCTCCAATCCCACGCCCATAACCATGGACGCCCTTGTGCACGGGGAACCGGTGGAAGGCATGCCGCTGGCTTGGTCGCCAGCGAAAGTGTTTCTGCTGGAGCGTGACGGGGCGCTGGCCGAATTCGCCCCGGGCGATGCTCAAAACTTCCACAAAACGAGCGATAGCTTTTTGCCGTATACGCAAAATTTGCTGCGGGGAATGTTGGAGCGCGAATTTCCGCAATTCGAAGTCAGCAGCACAGCTCACTTTCTGGTAGTGCATCCGAAAGGGCAAACCCAATGGGCCGATCGCTTTGAAGAGCTGTACCGCTCGTGCGTGATGTATTTTACGGTTCGCGGATTCACGCTTAGCACGCCGCAATTTCCGCTGGTGGCGATTGTGTTTCCCACGCAGGACGATTTTCGTCATTACGCGGCCAAAGACACCGTGCCGGCCGGCGCCGGCTTGCTCGGTTATTATTCCCCCTATACCAACCGTGTGGCCCTGTTCGACATTGGCAATGGCCGCGCTAGCAATGCGCAGTGGCAGGAAAATTACGCCACGGCAGTGCACGAGGCGTCGCACCAAACTGCCTTCAACACCGGCATTCACAGCCGCTGGTCGCCGCCGCCGCGGTGGGTGGCCGAGGGCTTGGGCACGATGTTTGAAGCGCGGGGCGTGGCCGATTCCCGCACCTATCCGAATCAGGCTGATCGGATCAACCGCGGCCGTTTGCACGATTTCAAGGCGCTGTTGGGCAAGCGTAAGCCCGATTCGCTAACCGAAATGATTAACTCCGATCGCGAGTTCGAATCCGACACCATTCGCGCGTACGCTCAAGCCTGGGCTTTTACGTTTTTCCTGGTGGAAGAAATGCCGCGCGAATATGCCCGATATTTGCAAAAGACGGCCTCCCGTCCGGCATTTACGCAATATACCGGCGCCCAGCGGCTGAAAGATTTCACCGATATCTTCGGGGAGAACTTCGCGCTGTTGGATGCCCACTTTTTACGGTTCATCAACGAATTGAAATAG
- a CDS encoding P-II family nitrogen regulator: MKKIEAVIRHFKLEEVKDALHGKGVQGMTVTEVRGFGRQKGHTETYRGAEYAVDFLPKVKLEVVVDDKDAQGVVDTIVAAARTGQVGDGKIFVSSLDEVVRIRTGETAAAAI, from the coding sequence GTGAAAAAAATTGAGGCAGTAATTCGCCATTTCAAATTGGAAGAAGTCAAAGACGCGCTTCACGGCAAAGGCGTGCAGGGAATGACCGTTACCGAGGTGCGCGGCTTCGGTCGTCAGAAAGGACACACCGAAACTTACCGTGGCGCGGAGTACGCGGTCGATTTTCTGCCCAAGGTGAAGCTGGAAGTTGTGGTCGACGACAAAGATGCGCAAGGCGTGGTCGACACCATTGTGGCAGCCGCCCGGACGGGCCAGGTGGGCGACGGAAAAATTTTCGTCAGCTCGCTGGACGAAGTCGTGCGGATTCGCACCGGAGAAACTGCGGCCGCAGCCATCTGA
- a CDS encoding ATP-binding protein, which yields MSHFSKAQHWDVPAAFAWDEALDHMELRFTLHNDPALIRSLVIYLQERAAAFNLCEGTLEKHVGIALEEALLNAFYYGCLELTSEQVRQAKAEIRRCGSAFSISQRQKTTPYCQRCIHVRATLSTAQAEFVIRDEGPGFDYSVCTPLVIDDGELSRPTGRGLLLMYSFMDEVRFNVAGNEVSMVLHAGHGRGDTQLDAD from the coding sequence ATGTCTCACTTTTCTAAAGCTCAACATTGGGATGTTCCGGCGGCGTTTGCTTGGGACGAAGCGCTGGATCACATGGAACTGCGCTTTACCTTGCATAACGATCCCGCCTTGATTCGCTCGCTGGTGATTTATTTGCAGGAGCGCGCGGCCGCCTTCAATTTGTGCGAAGGCACGCTGGAAAAGCACGTGGGCATTGCGCTGGAAGAGGCGCTACTCAACGCTTTTTATTACGGCTGCTTGGAGTTAACTTCCGAGCAAGTACGGCAAGCCAAAGCCGAAATTCGTCGGTGTGGTTCTGCCTTCTCGATCTCACAGCGACAAAAAACGACGCCCTATTGCCAGCGTTGCATTCACGTGCGGGCTACGCTTAGCACGGCCCAGGCGGAATTTGTAATTCGCGACGAAGGCCCCGGCTTCGATTACTCGGTTTGCACGCCGCTGGTGATCGACGATGGAGAACTATCTCGTCCAACCGGCCGTGGTTTGCTGCTGATGTATTCGTTCATGGACGAAGTGCGCTTCAACGTAGCGGGCAATGAAGTGAGCATGGTGCTGCACGCCGGTCATGGTCGAGGTGATACACAGCTCGACGCCGATTGA
- a CDS encoding DUF1559 domain-containing protein: MNTIHPSRNRVGFTLVELLVVIAIIGILIALLLPAVQAAREAARRTQCSNVFKQLGLAVLNYESAKKQLPDSTRPGGSTTAPRISGFTLILPFLEEAQLYQQYDFTINWDAINGAGGANLSITKTVLPALLCPSDPLDANRLDGDPQVPDASGHAVWTPEVAVTDYAPVIGVHPDLGDGTTVASPSGRPAKNLVDQATISWDSVNKSANSGLMRKNATCKLKDALDGLSHTIMYAESAGRPNIFRNGVQAPGDVLAVHQNGGGWSRAATDITLHGSLYDGSQLNGPCSLNCTNGENYPTYNVAPYFSEGTSEIYSFHPSGAHFLLGDGSVHFLSDKINIRQLARLIARADGLEISGVDF, from the coding sequence GTGAACACCATTCATCCCTCTCGAAACCGCGTCGGTTTTACACTCGTCGAATTATTGGTGGTGATTGCCATCATTGGCATTTTGATTGCCTTATTGCTCCCCGCGGTTCAGGCCGCGCGCGAAGCGGCCCGGCGCACGCAGTGCTCCAATGTGTTCAAGCAACTGGGGCTGGCCGTGTTGAATTACGAAAGCGCTAAAAAGCAATTGCCCGACAGCACACGTCCCGGCGGCTCGACCACAGCGCCGCGTATTTCCGGCTTCACGTTAATTTTGCCGTTCCTGGAAGAAGCCCAGCTGTACCAGCAGTACGATTTCACCATTAACTGGGATGCCATCAACGGCGCCGGTGGAGCGAATTTGTCGATCACCAAAACGGTATTGCCGGCCTTGCTGTGCCCCTCTGATCCACTGGATGCGAACCGGCTCGACGGCGATCCGCAAGTTCCCGATGCCTCCGGCCACGCGGTGTGGACCCCGGAAGTAGCCGTAACCGATTACGCTCCGGTGATTGGCGTGCATCCGGATTTGGGCGATGGCACCACAGTGGCTTCGCCTTCGGGCCGACCGGCCAAAAATCTTGTCGACCAGGCGACCATCAGTTGGGATTCGGTGAATAAAAGCGCCAACAGCGGTTTGATGCGCAAAAACGCCACCTGCAAATTGAAAGACGCGCTCGATGGCTTGTCGCATACCATCATGTATGCGGAGTCTGCCGGCCGACCCAACATTTTTCGTAACGGCGTGCAAGCTCCAGGCGATGTGCTGGCGGTGCATCAAAACGGCGGCGGCTGGTCACGCGCTGCTACCGACATCACGTTGCATGGCTCGTTGTACGATGGCTCGCAATTGAATGGTCCTTGCTCGTTGAATTGCACCAACGGTGAGAATTATCCCACCTACAACGTCGCCCCGTACTTCTCGGAAGGAACGTCGGAAATTTATTCGTTTCATCCCAGCGGCGCTCACTTTTTATTGGGTGACGGCTCCGTGCACTTTCTGAGCGACAAAATCAACATCCGCCAGTTGGCGCGGTTGATTGCCCGGGCCGACGGCTTGGAAATTTCGGGTGTTGATTTTTAG